The Deltaproteobacteria bacterium genome has a segment encoding these proteins:
- the rpsB gene encoding 30S ribosomal protein S2 — protein sequence MAYLSMKQLLESGVHFGHQTKRWNPKMKTYIYGARNGIYIIDLQQTVKLFKEAYDYIRNTASKGGRVLFVGTKKQAQNAIQEEAARAGMGFINNRWIGGFLTNFATVKKSINRLKELDTLETNPDFASATKKELLLLRRERERLEKYLGGVKNLDKVPDVLFIIDSKKESIAIKEANRLGIKVVAIVDTNCDPDEVDYVIPGNDDAIRAIKLFSASMADACLEGKAAYEEALQAKADKKAVKAEAGAEAPLPAPGAGAAAEGTAQG from the coding sequence ATGGCTTATCTTTCAATGAAGCAGCTTCTTGAATCCGGCGTCCACTTCGGGCACCAGACCAAGAGATGGAACCCCAAGATGAAAACTTACATCTACGGGGCCAGGAACGGCATCTACATCATCGACCTTCAGCAGACCGTCAAGCTCTTCAAGGAAGCATACGACTACATCAGGAACACCGCGTCCAAGGGCGGCAGGGTCCTCTTTGTCGGCACCAAGAAGCAGGCCCAGAACGCGATACAGGAAGAAGCCGCAAGGGCCGGGATGGGGTTCATAAACAACAGGTGGATAGGCGGGTTCCTCACCAACTTCGCCACCGTCAAGAAGTCGATAAACAGATTGAAGGAGCTCGACACCCTCGAGACCAACCCGGACTTCGCCTCGGCCACGAAAAAGGAGCTCCTCCTCCTCAGAAGGGAGAGGGAAAGGCTCGAGAAATACCTGGGCGGCGTTAAGAACCTCGACAAGGTCCCCGACGTCCTTTTCATAATCGACTCCAAGAAGGAGTCCATCGCCATAAAAGAGGCCAACCGGCTGGGCATCAAGGTCGTTGCCATTGTGGACACGAACTGCGACCCGGACGAGGTCGACTACGTAATACCCGGGAATGACGACGCCATAAGGGCCATAAAGCTCTTCTCGGCATCCATGGCGGACGCTTGCCTCGAAGGCAAGGCCGCATACGAGGAAGCGCTCCAGGCAAAGGCCGACAAGAAGGCTGTAAAGGCCGAAGCGGGGGCTGAGGCGCCTCTGCCGGCCCCCGGGGCCGGAGCGGCCGCCGAGGGAACGGCCCAGGGCTGA
- the tsf gene encoding translation elongation factor Ts, protein MEISAGAVKELREKTGAGFMDCKKALAETKGDVAAAVEFLRKKGLAAAEKKAARAATEGIIGSYIHGGGKVGVLVEVNCETDFVAKTDGFSALVREIALHIAAMSPLYVNRKEVPAEVIEGERRIYEAQAKESGKPDHVVAKMVDGKIEKFLKETCLLEQPFVKEPEKTIEQVIIENIAKLGENISIRRFARFKVGEGLEKKQSDFAAEVAAAQK, encoded by the coding sequence ATGGAGATTTCCGCGGGAGCAGTAAAGGAATTGAGGGAAAAGACCGGGGCCGGTTTCATGGACTGCAAGAAGGCCCTTGCCGAGACCAAGGGAGACGTGGCGGCCGCGGTCGAGTTTCTCCGCAAGAAGGGCCTCGCCGCAGCCGAGAAGAAGGCGGCCAGGGCCGCGACAGAGGGCATAATAGGGAGCTATATTCACGGCGGAGGCAAGGTGGGGGTACTCGTGGAGGTTAACTGCGAAACCGATTTCGTAGCCAAGACGGACGGCTTCAGCGCCCTGGTCCGCGAGATCGCGCTCCATATAGCGGCTATGAGCCCGTTATACGTGAACAGGAAGGAAGTCCCGGCCGAGGTCATAGAGGGCGAAAGGCGGATATACGAGGCCCAGGCAAAGGAATCCGGCAAGCCCGACCATGTGGTAGCCAAAATGGTGGACGGGAAGATAGAAAAGTTCCTGAAGGAGACCTGCCTTCTTGAGCAGCCTTTCGTGAAGGAGCCCGAGAAGACGATCGAGCAGGTCATTATCGAGAACATAGCGAAGCTCGGCGAGAACATCTCGATAAGAAGGTTCGCCAGGTTCAAGGTCGGCGAGGGGCTCGAGAAGAAACAGTCCGATTTCGCCGCCGAGGTGGCGGCCGCGCAGAAGTAA
- the pyrH gene encoding UMP kinase, translated as MPEYKYSRILLKLSGEALMGSKEFGVDTSVINSIAQEIKDVHNLGIQVAVVIGGGNIFRGVSASAKGMDRATADYVGMLATVINSLMLQDALEKNGVFTRVISAIEMKELAEPYIRRRAVRHLEKGRVIIFAAGTGNPYFTTDTAASLRAMEIHADVILKGTKVDGVYDKDPMKETDAVKYDTLKFIDVLKDGLKVMDSTAISLCMDNSLPIIVFSIKESGNLVKIVKGERIGTLVS; from the coding sequence ATGCCAGAATACAAATACAGCAGAATACTTTTGAAGCTCTCGGGCGAGGCCCTCATGGGCAGCAAGGAGTTCGGGGTAGATACATCCGTCATAAACTCCATAGCCCAGGAGATTAAGGATGTGCATAATCTCGGGATCCAGGTGGCGGTGGTCATCGGGGGCGGCAATATCTTCAGGGGAGTGTCCGCGAGCGCCAAAGGCATGGACAGGGCGACAGCCGACTATGTCGGCATGCTCGCCACAGTCATAAACTCCCTCATGCTCCAGGATGCGCTTGAGAAGAACGGCGTCTTCACCCGCGTCATATCGGCCATAGAGATGAAAGAGCTCGCCGAGCCCTACATACGGAGGCGCGCGGTGCGCCACCTTGAAAAGGGCAGGGTCATAATCTTCGCTGCCGGCACGGGAAACCCTTACTTTACGACCGACACGGCTGCTTCGCTCCGGGCCATGGAGATACACGCGGACGTTATCCTCAAGGGGACGAAGGTGGACGGCGTCTACGACAAGGACCCGATGAAGGAGACGGACGCGGTCAAATACGATACCCTCAAGTTCATAGATGTACTCAAGGACGGCTTGAAGGTCATGGACTCGACGGCCATTTCCCTCTGCATGGACAATAGCCTGCCGATAATCGTCTTCAGCATAAAGGAGTCCGGGAATCTCGTAAAGATAGTGAAGGGCGAGCGGATCGGCACCCTCGTTTCCTGA
- the frr gene encoding ribosome recycling factor, translating to MKEEIFSDLRKRTDKALEALTHELGGLRTGRASLAILDHVKVDYYGTPTPIKQIATLSVPESRTITIQPWDISQLHAIEKAIMTSDLGLTPSSDGKLIRINIPPLTEERRKDLVKLARKYAEECKIAVRNVRRDANEGLKKLEKDKAISEDDLKKLQKEVQDVTDRQIHRIDEMVVQKEAEIMEV from the coding sequence ATGAAGGAAGAGATATTTTCCGATTTAAGGAAACGGACGGACAAGGCCCTCGAGGCGCTCACGCACGAGCTCGGAGGGCTCCGCACCGGGCGCGCCTCGCTTGCGATACTCGACCATGTGAAGGTCGATTATTACGGCACGCCCACGCCGATAAAGCAGATAGCGACCCTCTCTGTCCCCGAGAGCAGGACCATAACCATTCAGCCGTGGGATATCTCGCAGCTGCACGCGATAGAGAAGGCCATAATGACCTCTGACCTAGGGCTTACGCCTTCGAGCGACGGCAAGCTCATAAGGATAAATATCCCCCCTCTTACGGAGGAGAGGAGGAAGGACCTCGTAAAGCTCGCAAGGAAGTACGCCGAGGAGTGCAAGATAGCCGTGCGGAACGTGAGGAGGGACGCCAACGAAGGCCTCAAAAAGCTGGAGAAGGACAAGGCCATCTCGGAAGACGACCTTAAGAAGCTCCAGAAGGAAGTGCAGGACGTGACCGACAGGCAGATACACAGGATAGACGAGATGGTCGTCCAGAAAGAGGCCGAGATAATGGAGGTATAG
- a CDS encoding isoprenyl transferase — MSDISRDNLPRHIAVIMDGNGRWARKRLLNRINGHRKGVEAARETVRHCREMGVGYLTLYTFSKENWNRPAREVQMLMKFLETHLKGEKKSLMENNIRFRAIGCIEDLPAGVRAVISDLEENTKKNTGMGLQLALSYSGREEITRAARNIARQVSEGRLMPSEITDETVQSNLYTAGIPDPDLLIRTSGEMRISNFLLWQLAYTEIYISDVLWPDFTKEHLEAAIRNYQKRERRFGLVKEKEVGAAARR, encoded by the coding sequence ATGAGCGATATTTCCAGGGACAATCTCCCCAGGCACATAGCCGTGATCATGGACGGCAACGGAAGGTGGGCGCGTAAGAGGCTCCTCAACAGGATAAACGGCCACCGGAAGGGCGTGGAGGCCGCCAGGGAGACGGTCCGCCACTGCAGGGAGATGGGCGTCGGTTACCTTACCCTGTACACCTTCTCGAAGGAGAACTGGAACAGGCCCGCCCGCGAAGTCCAGATGCTCATGAAGTTCCTCGAAACCCACTTGAAGGGCGAGAAGAAGAGCCTCATGGAGAACAATATCCGTTTCAGGGCCATAGGCTGCATCGAGGACCTCCCGGCCGGGGTTAGGGCGGTGATATCCGACCTGGAGGAGAATACGAAAAAGAATACCGGCATGGGCCTCCAGCTCGCCTTGAGCTACAGCGGACGGGAAGAGATAACCCGGGCCGCAAGGAACATAGCAAGGCAGGTCTCCGAGGGAAGGCTCATGCCCTCGGAGATAACCGACGAGACTGTCCAGTCGAACCTGTATACGGCAGGCATCCCTGACCCTGACCTCCTCATAAGGACGAGCGGCGAGATGAGGATATCCAACTTCCTCCTCTGGCAGCTCGCGTACACCGAGATATACATTTCAGACGTGCTCTGGCCCGATTTCACGAAAGAGCACCTGGAGGCCGCAATAAGGAATTACCAGAAGCGGGAGCGCAGGTTCGGCCTGGTGAAGGAAAAGGAAGTTGGCGCGGCCGCCAGAAGGTAG
- a CDS encoding phosphatidate cytidylyltransferase — MEGSLKRVATGAVLIPIIVAIVLYAGPYWILAVSAVIAVLAFSEFNALARVDARDRVLDWLGIVSGLIIILAEYYLGPVFLAPALLAFVFLFFFYSMVSGRTIGDSSIDTAHKTLGLLYIALPISFITPLRELPQGQWWLLFLLVVVWANDTFALSVGKTLGKHKLSPEISPKKTVEGAVGGIIGGIIAAFVFARLAGLGPDYLGITALSAGIGLIAIVGDLAESVLKRSAGVKDSGAIIPGHGGMLDRIDSLIFNIPFVYFYLTFRAMHI, encoded by the coding sequence TTGGAGGGAAGTCTGAAAAGGGTAGCAACCGGGGCCGTACTTATCCCGATTATCGTCGCGATAGTCCTTTACGCCGGCCCTTACTGGATACTCGCGGTCTCCGCCGTAATCGCCGTGCTTGCCTTTTCCGAGTTCAATGCGCTCGCCCGGGTGGATGCGAGGGACAGGGTCCTCGACTGGCTCGGCATAGTCTCCGGCTTGATAATCATCCTTGCCGAATATTACCTCGGGCCGGTCTTTCTGGCCCCGGCCCTTCTCGCCTTCGTATTCCTGTTCTTTTTCTATTCGATGGTATCCGGCCGCACTATCGGGGATTCCTCCATCGATACGGCCCATAAGACGCTGGGACTTTTGTACATAGCCCTGCCTATCTCTTTCATTACCCCGCTAAGGGAACTTCCTCAAGGCCAGTGGTGGCTCCTTTTTCTCCTCGTGGTGGTCTGGGCGAACGACACCTTTGCCCTGTCCGTCGGGAAAACACTCGGAAAACACAAACTCTCTCCCGAGATAAGCCCGAAGAAGACGGTCGAGGGCGCGGTTGGGGGCATAATCGGGGGTATCATCGCGGCGTTCGTCTTCGCCCGTCTGGCCGGGCTTGGGCCCGATTACCTTGGCATAACCGCTCTCTCAGCCGGCATAGGCCTTATAGCCATCGTTGGCGACCTGGCCGAATCGGTCCTAAAAAGGAGCGCCGGGGTAAAGGACTCGGGCGCTATAATACCGGGGCACGGAGGGATGCTCGACAGGATTGACAGCCTCATTTTCAATATACCGTTTGTTTACTTTTACCTGACCTTCAGGGCGATGCACATATGA
- a CDS encoding 1-deoxy-D-xylulose-5-phosphate reductoisomerase → MKRKGISILGSTGSIGTNTLHVVRSHPERFRVVSLTAGRNVSLLKEQIEEFGPAFVSVESEDAAAALRNSLSVPVSIEAGTDAAMKAASFEGVDMTVAAISGAAGLLPTMAAVRAGKDIALANKESLVLAGRLVMEEAAKQGVSIIPVDSEHSAVFQSLLGHRREDLKRIILTASGGPFLKTPLADLERMGPDEALKHPRWKMGRKVTIDSSTLVNKGFEVIEARWLFGLPPEKISVVIHPQSIVHSMVEYIDGAVMAQMSAPDMRSPISYALAYPERISSGTEPLDFNRLSLEFSAPEPERFPCLGLAYGALKTGGTAPAALNAADEVAVELFLEGRIPFTGISRIIGEVLGAHLSKEPGSIEDVLEADRKARELARSVAASA, encoded by the coding sequence ATGAAGCGAAAGGGAATCTCCATACTCGGCTCGACAGGATCCATCGGGACGAATACCTTGCACGTGGTGCGCTCGCATCCGGAGAGGTTCAGGGTGGTATCCCTGACAGCGGGCCGGAACGTGTCACTTCTTAAGGAACAGATCGAAGAATTCGGGCCCGCATTCGTCTCGGTCGAGAGCGAGGATGCGGCAGCAGCCTTAAGGAACTCGCTTTCCGTTCCGGTTTCGATAGAAGCCGGAACGGATGCGGCCATGAAGGCCGCCTCCTTCGAGGGAGTGGACATGACCGTCGCCGCCATATCTGGCGCGGCCGGTCTCCTCCCGACCATGGCCGCGGTAAGGGCCGGGAAGGACATAGCGCTCGCCAATAAGGAATCTCTCGTGCTTGCCGGGCGGCTCGTGATGGAAGAGGCGGCGAAGCAAGGCGTGAGCATAATACCTGTAGACAGCGAACATTCGGCGGTCTTCCAGTCGCTCCTGGGGCACAGGCGAGAGGACCTTAAGCGGATAATACTCACGGCCTCGGGCGGGCCGTTCCTCAAAACGCCGCTTGCCGACCTCGAAAGGATGGGGCCGGACGAGGCATTGAAGCATCCGAGATGGAAAATGGGCAGGAAGGTCACTATAGACTCTTCCACGCTGGTCAACAAGGGGTTCGAGGTCATCGAGGCAAGGTGGCTTTTCGGCCTCCCGCCTGAGAAGATATCGGTTGTAATACACCCCCAGTCGATAGTACACTCGATGGTCGAATATATCGACGGCGCGGTAATGGCCCAGATGAGCGCCCCGGACATGCGCTCGCCCATCTCATACGCCCTTGCGTACCCTGAGAGGATCTCTTCAGGGACCGAGCCGCTGGATTTCAACCGTCTTTCCCTCGAGTTCAGCGCCCCGGAGCCGGAGAGGTTCCCGTGCCTGGGGCTCGCTTACGGGGCTCTCAAGACCGGGGGCACTGCCCCCGCCGCGCTCAACGCGGCTGACGAGGTCGCTGTAGAGCTTTTCCTCGAGGGCAGGATCCCCTTTACAGGCATTTCAAGGATTATCGGCGAGGTGCTCGGGGCGCACCTGTCGAAAGAGCCGGGGTCGATTGAGGACGTTCTTGAGGCCGACCGCAAAGCAAGGGAGCTCGCGAGGTCGGTCGCCGCTTCCGCCTGA
- the rseP gene encoding RIP metalloprotease RseP — protein sequence MTTIISFIIVLGILIFIHELGHFLAAKASGVGVEKFSLGFGPKLVGIRRGETEYRISLLPLGGYVKMVGEAPGEEITEELRAKSFTHKPLWKRASIVAAGPAMNLVLAIVLMPLIFMIGIQVPVYLEKPAEVGYVAPNEPADKAGIKRGDTIVSVSGKETGNWEELLMGLAMSPGKELNVAYLRDGSRHETTLVPDVSEATGAGYGGMFPPMEPVIGGVAPGFPAKDAGLKAGDKILSINGTPIAHWAELESAIHKSGDKKAIKVARGGEELIFEITPVYNEEAKAWLVGISRQEEQVKRQYGFIESIQRGVASGVDMTYKLFVVVKGLIVGDYSLKTLGGPIMIAQVAGKAAESGIADLLSLMAFLSLQLGIINLFPIPVLDGGHLVFFGMEAVKGKPLSEKFMTAAQQVGIALLIMLMLLVTYNDLFRIFG from the coding sequence ATGACAACGATAATATCCTTCATAATCGTCCTCGGCATACTGATTTTCATACACGAGCTTGGCCATTTTCTCGCCGCAAAGGCCAGTGGAGTTGGAGTAGAGAAGTTCTCACTGGGCTTTGGCCCGAAGCTTGTCGGCATCCGGAGAGGGGAGACCGAGTACAGGATCTCGCTTCTGCCGCTCGGAGGCTATGTGAAGATGGTGGGGGAAGCGCCCGGCGAGGAGATAACCGAGGAACTCAGGGCAAAATCTTTCACGCACAAGCCCCTCTGGAAGAGGGCATCCATCGTGGCCGCTGGGCCCGCGATGAACCTGGTCCTCGCCATAGTCCTAATGCCGCTCATCTTTATGATAGGCATACAGGTCCCGGTCTATCTCGAAAAGCCAGCGGAGGTAGGGTATGTCGCCCCCAATGAGCCGGCAGACAAGGCCGGCATCAAAAGAGGCGATACCATTGTCTCGGTTTCCGGCAAGGAAACCGGGAACTGGGAGGAACTCCTCATGGGCCTCGCCATGAGCCCCGGGAAGGAGCTCAATGTCGCATATCTAAGGGACGGCTCGCGTCATGAGACTACCCTTGTGCCGGATGTCTCCGAGGCGACAGGCGCTGGCTACGGCGGGATGTTCCCGCCCATGGAGCCCGTAATAGGCGGGGTCGCCCCGGGATTTCCGGCAAAGGACGCCGGGCTTAAGGCAGGGGACAAAATACTCTCGATAAACGGAACGCCCATAGCCCATTGGGCGGAGCTTGAAAGCGCGATACACAAGAGCGGCGACAAGAAGGCCATAAAAGTGGCGAGGGGAGGCGAAGAGCTTATCTTTGAGATAACCCCTGTCTACAACGAAGAGGCCAAGGCCTGGCTCGTGGGCATCTCCCGCCAGGAGGAGCAGGTCAAGAGGCAATACGGCTTTATCGAGTCTATTCAGAGGGGGGTAGCCTCTGGAGTTGACATGACCTACAAGCTCTTCGTGGTCGTAAAGGGGCTTATAGTCGGCGACTACTCGCTTAAGACGCTCGGCGGCCCCATAATGATTGCGCAGGTCGCTGGCAAGGCCGCCGAGTCGGGAATAGCCGACCTCCTCTCCCTCATGGCCTTCCTGAGCCTGCAGCTAGGCATAATAAACCTCTTTCCAATACCGGTCCTTGACGGCGGCCACCTCGTCTTTTTCGGGATGGAGGCCGTAAAGGGCAAGCCCTTGAGCGAAAAGTTCATGACCGCGGCCCAGCAGGTGGGCATAGCTCTCCTCATCATGCTCATGCTCCTTGTGACCTATAACGACCTCTTCCGCATATTCGGATAG
- the tsaB gene encoding tRNA (adenosine(37)-N6)-threonylcarbamoyltransferase complex dimerization subunit type 1 TsaB translates to MKILAIDTSSQSGSIALLEDRRLISEWTVGDAGTHSNWLLKSLEAHLKNAGQKLDEIDLFAIDVGPGSFTGLRIGISALKGLAWPLGKDIAGVSTLASLAMNLPYSARVVCPVLDARKGEVYTALYETMSGLPKAVMPDSAMRPEALLKEIEGRGLEGEIVFLGSGLSVYMELLVETLRDAYAAPPHLWHIRASNVGLLAFEHAGEAVSPAELVPVYLRKSEAELKSKL, encoded by the coding sequence TTGAAGATACTGGCAATCGACACCTCGTCCCAGTCAGGCTCGATAGCCCTCCTCGAAGATAGAAGGCTCATTTCCGAATGGACGGTAGGAGACGCCGGGACCCATTCCAACTGGCTCCTCAAATCGCTTGAGGCCCACCTTAAAAACGCCGGGCAGAAGCTCGACGAGATAGACCTTTTCGCCATTGACGTCGGCCCCGGTTCCTTCACGGGCCTACGTATCGGCATATCGGCCCTCAAGGGGCTTGCATGGCCGCTCGGGAAAGATATTGCCGGTGTATCGACTCTCGCCTCGCTCGCCATGAACCTCCCGTATTCCGCGAGGGTCGTCTGCCCGGTCCTGGACGCCCGTAAGGGCGAGGTGTACACGGCCCTTTACGAGACAATGTCCGGGCTCCCCAAGGCGGTAATGCCGGATTCGGCGATGAGGCCCGAGGCCCTCTTGAAGGAGATAGAGGGAAGGGGGCTTGAGGGGGAAATAGTATTCCTCGGGAGCGGACTTTCCGTCTACATGGAACTGCTCGTCGAAACGCTCAGGGACGCATACGCGGCCCCGCCCCATCTATGGCACATAAGGGCCTCTAACGTAGGGCTTCTTGCCTTCGAGCACGCCGGGGAGGCCGTCTCTCCCGCGGAGCTCGTCCCGGTATACCTGCGGAAATCCGAGGCCGAGCTTAAAAGCAAGCTCTAA
- a CDS encoding DUF465 domain-containing protein, translated as MERREEILKKLLEEDEGFRKIYKSHQDYENQVAKLEKKPRLTADETMEKNRLKKLKLALKDEMEKRVSDFAEEKGA; from the coding sequence ATGGAGAGACGCGAAGAGATTCTGAAAAAGCTTCTCGAAGAGGACGAGGGTTTCAGGAAGATCTACAAGAGCCATCAGGACTATGAGAACCAGGTCGCGAAGCTCGAGAAAAAGCCGAGGCTCACAGCCGACGAAACGATGGAAAAGAACAGGCTCAAGAAATTGAAGCTCGCCCTGAAGGACGAGATGGAGAAGAGGGTTTCAGATTTCGCTGAGGAGAAGGGGGCGTAG
- the ilvD gene encoding dihydroxy-acid dehydratase, producing the protein MPNRSDRVKKGLDRVPSRALLYATGIPTGEMKKPFIGVATSFSDLIPGHIGMRDLERFIEKGVHTGGGYPMFFGLPGICDGIAMGHRGMHYSLPSRELIADTIESVAEAHAFDGLILLTNCDKITPGMLMGSARLNIPSIVVTAGPMLTGRYKGRKTSFIRNTFEAMGRFRAGEITKEELNACETGACPGAGSCQGLYTANTMSCLTEVMGMSLPFCGTALAASAEKRRIAFDSGVRAVELVRKNITPRKIMTRAAFENAIRADLALGGSSNTVLHLLAIAHEAGVKLPLDVFNDLSLTTPHITSLEPVGEYYMEDLHWGGGISALLLRLKDLIKDNPTVSGKRIKAIIDGVDYVDERVIKPLSEAYHKEGGIAVLKGNLAPFGAVVKQSGVSEKMMRFTGTARVFDSEEAAMKAIIGRDIKAGSVIVIRYEGPKGGPGMREMLAPTAALMGMGMGESVALITDGRFSGGTRGPCIGHISPEAMEGGPIALVKDGDTIELDIPARKMELKVSDNELEARKKAWKTPPPKIKDGWLARYAKSVTSAYTGAVLKA; encoded by the coding sequence ATGCCGAATAGAAGTGACAGAGTAAAGAAAGGACTTGATAGGGTCCCGTCGAGGGCCCTCCTTTACGCGACAGGCATACCCACCGGCGAGATGAAGAAGCCCTTCATCGGCGTTGCCACGAGCTTCTCGGACCTCATACCCGGCCACATCGGCATGAGGGACCTCGAGAGGTTCATAGAGAAGGGCGTCCACACCGGCGGCGGCTATCCCATGTTTTTCGGCCTGCCCGGCATATGCGACGGCATAGCCATGGGGCACAGGGGGATGCATTATTCCCTTCCTTCGAGGGAGCTCATCGCCGATACAATCGAGAGCGTGGCCGAGGCACACGCCTTTGACGGGCTCATCCTCCTTACCAACTGCGATAAGATAACGCCCGGCATGCTCATGGGCTCTGCGCGCCTCAATATCCCGTCAATAGTCGTAACCGCCGGACCCATGCTGACCGGAAGGTACAAGGGGAGAAAGACCTCGTTCATAAGGAACACCTTCGAGGCCATGGGCCGTTTCCGGGCCGGCGAGATAACCAAAGAGGAGCTTAACGCCTGCGAGACCGGGGCCTGCCCCGGCGCTGGCTCCTGCCAGGGCCTCTACACCGCGAATACGATGAGCTGCCTGACGGAAGTCATGGGCATGAGCCTCCCTTTCTGCGGCACGGCCCTTGCCGCCTCTGCGGAAAAGCGGAGGATCGCCTTTGATAGCGGCGTGCGCGCCGTAGAGCTCGTAAGGAAGAACATCACCCCGAGGAAGATAATGACGAGGGCGGCCTTCGAGAACGCCATAAGGGCTGACCTCGCGCTCGGCGGCTCGTCCAATACTGTCCTCCACCTCCTTGCCATAGCGCACGAGGCGGGCGTAAAGCTACCGCTGGACGTCTTTAACGACTTGAGCCTCACGACCCCGCACATAACCTCGCTCGAGCCGGTCGGGGAGTATTACATGGAGGACCTTCACTGGGGGGGCGGCATAAGCGCGCTCCTTTTGAGGCTTAAGGACCTCATAAAGGACAACCCGACGGTTTCGGGCAAGAGGATAAAGGCGATAATCGACGGTGTCGACTATGTCGACGAGCGCGTCATCAAGCCCCTCTCCGAGGCCTACCATAAGGAAGGCGGCATAGCGGTACTCAAGGGGAACCTCGCGCCGTTCGGGGCAGTGGTAAAGCAGTCCGGCGTTAGCGAAAAGATGATGCGCTTCACCGGCACTGCCCGCGTCTTCGATTCCGAAGAAGCCGCAATGAAGGCGATAATAGGCCGCGATATCAAGGCGGGTAGCGTAATAGTGATAAGATACGAAGGGCCCAAGGGCGGCCCCGGCATGAGAGAGATGCTCGCGCCCACGGCGGCCCTCATGGGCATGGGAATGGGCGAAAGCGTAGCCCTCATTACCGACGGGAGGTTTTCCGGCGGCACAAGGGGGCCGTGCATAGGCCACATATCGCCCGAGGCCATGGAGGGCGGGCCCATAGCGCTCGTAAAGGACGGCGACACAATCGAGCTCGATATTCCCGCAAGGAAGATGGAGCTCAAGGTGTCCGATAATGAGCTTGAGGCGCGAAAAAAGGCGTGGAAGACGCCGCCTCCAAAGATAAAGGACGGCTGGCTTGCGAGATACGCGAAGTCAGTCACCTCCGCCTATACCGGGGCTGTATTAAAGGCTTAG